A genome region from Flavobacterium sp. CFS9 includes the following:
- a CDS encoding murein L,D-transpeptidase has protein sequence MKNFYFLFIICLFISCKKEAPKVIPAVKKAAPAIILTDERKVSIDTALIGTFKSETLKLFYNSSENMTVWGNLKKRTYVLSQLADAEQLGLDPEDYKASKLKKFESKISSLNDSDLATYDVLLTYNFEKYLSHLYKGKLDPKKLYTDWDLEEKTFDVNNVLIKAFNKNKLDSIVNGIQSKASPYKQLLKALEIVNTFPDDNIEKIESVNKIVLNDTNAALINIKKRLLYWKDMTGKDSLTSIYDHKTFESVKKFQERHGLAADGVIGVGTISALNYSKEKRKHQIIANLERWRWYTTDLAEDYFIINIPDYKLNVVESQDTTLVRNVVVGTSKRKTPIITSKLRTVVFNPTWTVPPTILKEDVVPAMKRNRNYLANKNITIYDTAGKVVSPTAWNENKPGNYRYVQSPGYNNALGLMKILFPNNHSVYLHDTNHRNNFGRNNRSLSSGCVRVENPLALAEHILGDSTNWSKDKIDTIIASKKTTSVRITKKYALYQWYWTAWSKKNQLIFRTDIYNLDSDLYAKLRN, from the coding sequence ATGAAGAATTTTTACTTTTTATTTATAATATGTTTATTCATTAGCTGCAAAAAGGAAGCGCCAAAAGTTATTCCGGCGGTAAAAAAAGCTGCCCCGGCTATTATACTTACTGACGAAAGAAAGGTCTCAATTGATACCGCTCTAATCGGCACTTTTAAAAGTGAAACACTTAAATTGTTTTACAACTCATCAGAAAACATGACCGTTTGGGGAAATCTGAAAAAAAGAACTTATGTTTTGTCGCAATTGGCTGATGCCGAGCAATTGGGTCTGGATCCTGAGGATTACAAAGCTTCGAAACTAAAAAAATTCGAAAGTAAAATCAGTTCGTTAAATGATTCCGATCTGGCAACGTACGATGTTTTACTGACTTATAATTTTGAAAAATACCTCAGCCATCTTTACAAAGGAAAACTGGATCCTAAAAAACTATATACTGATTGGGATTTGGAAGAAAAAACATTTGACGTAAACAATGTACTAATAAAAGCCTTCAATAAAAACAAACTGGACAGCATTGTAAACGGTATTCAATCCAAAGCATCTCCTTACAAACAATTATTAAAAGCACTGGAAATTGTCAATACATTTCCGGACGACAACATCGAAAAAATTGAATCTGTCAATAAAATTGTCTTAAACGATACCAATGCCGCTTTGATCAACATCAAAAAAAGGCTCTTGTACTGGAAAGACATGACCGGAAAGGACAGTCTAACTTCTATTTACGACCACAAAACTTTCGAATCGGTTAAAAAATTTCAGGAAAGACATGGCCTAGCTGCTGATGGTGTTATTGGAGTTGGAACGATTAGCGCCTTAAACTATTCGAAAGAGAAAAGGAAACATCAAATCATCGCCAACTTAGAGCGCTGGAGATGGTATACTACGGATTTAGCCGAAGACTACTTTATTATCAACATTCCGGATTATAAATTAAACGTTGTTGAAAGTCAGGATACAACTCTGGTGCGTAACGTTGTGGTAGGAACAAGCAAGCGAAAAACTCCAATCATTACTTCAAAATTAAGGACAGTGGTTTTTAATCCAACGTGGACGGTACCACCCACTATTTTAAAAGAAGACGTGGTTCCGGCAATGAAGCGCAATCGAAATTATCTGGCCAATAAAAACATCACTATTTATGATACCGCCGGAAAGGTAGTCTCTCCTACTGCCTGGAACGAAAATAAACCGGGAAATTACCGTTATGTGCAAAGTCCGGGTTATAATAACGCTTTGGGATTAATGAAAATTTTGTTTCCAAACAATCATAGTGTTTACCTGCATGATACCAACCATCGCAATAATTTTGGGCGAAACAACCGTTCATTAAGTTCAGGATGTGTGCGTGTGGAGAATCCGCTTGCGCTGGCAGAACATATTTTGGGAGACTCTACAAATTGGTCTAAAGATAAAATTGATACTATTATAGCTTCTAAGAAAACAACCAGCGTTCGAATCACAAAAAAATATGCTTTATACCAATGGTACTGGACGGCATGGAGCAAAAAAAATCAGCTCATTTTCAGAACTGATATTTATAATCTGGATTCGGATTTGTATGCTAAATTAAGAAATTAG
- the pepE gene encoding dipeptidase PepE — translation MKSIIIASTSTLHEGSYLEYLLPTLQYHFKNCKSILFIPFARPGGISHDDYTAKVSEAFASIGISVKGIHEFENAADAIKNAEGIFTGGGNTFLLVTQLYKHNIMQLLSETVKNGTPYLGTSAGSNICGLSMQTTNDMPIIYPPSFQTLGLIPFNLNPHYLDPDLQSKHMGETRETRIKEFHAFNAIPVLGLREGSWLEVKGNKITLKGNLQARLFLQNETPTELETGSDLSNLK, via the coding sequence ATGAAAAGCATTATCATCGCCAGCACTTCTACTCTTCACGAAGGCAGCTATTTAGAGTATCTACTCCCTACTTTACAATATCATTTTAAAAATTGTAAAAGCATTTTATTTATTCCGTTTGCCAGACCCGGAGGTATTTCACACGACGACTATACAGCAAAGGTTTCTGAAGCTTTTGCTTCGATCGGTATTTCTGTCAAAGGAATTCATGAATTTGAAAATGCAGCCGACGCCATAAAAAATGCAGAAGGAATATTTACAGGTGGTGGAAATACCTTTTTATTAGTGACACAGCTTTACAAACACAATATCATGCAGCTTCTTTCTGAGACGGTAAAAAACGGAACTCCTTATTTAGGAACAAGTGCCGGAAGTAACATTTGCGGCCTTTCGATGCAAACGACTAATGATATGCCGATTATTTATCCTCCAAGTTTCCAAACCTTAGGGCTGATTCCTTTTAACCTGAACCCGCATTATTTAGATCCAGACTTACAATCTAAACATATGGGCGAAACAAGGGAAACCAGAATCAAAGAATTCCATGCATTCAATGCAATCCCGGTTTTAGGCTTAAGAGAAGGCAGCTGGCTGGAAGTAAAAGGCAACAAAATTACTTTGAAAGGAAATTTGCAGGCTCGTTTGTTTCTGCAAAACGAAACTCCGACAGAACTGGAAACAGGCAGCGATCTGAGCAATCTGAAATAA
- a CDS encoding carboxypeptidase-like regulatory domain-containing protein — MKINKIIYVSLLILFVQLGFGQNKVAKEISGQIFEQSTSVESVNIINNTTQVTAVSDANGGFSIVAKEGDVLVFSAVNLEGYKRRITAEDMNGGLLKIKMTAKEVELKEVVVNENANITAENLGIIPYGQKKYTPAERKVYTATSTSVDKLLNKISGRTAMLKKEVNVEKKEALFRKMEYLFEENYYTERLRIPVADIKGFQLYCVDDADFAVSLNTKNKTMSMFLLTDLARKYLIILENEK, encoded by the coding sequence GTGAAAATAAATAAAATCATATATGTGAGCCTTTTGATACTGTTCGTTCAGTTGGGTTTTGGACAAAATAAGGTTGCGAAAGAAATTTCGGGACAGATTTTCGAGCAGTCTACTTCAGTTGAGTCTGTGAATATCATTAATAATACGACTCAGGTAACGGCTGTTTCAGATGCAAACGGAGGATTTTCGATTGTAGCAAAAGAAGGAGATGTTTTGGTCTTTTCTGCAGTAAATCTGGAAGGGTATAAAAGACGAATCACAGCCGAAGATATGAATGGAGGTCTACTTAAGATTAAAATGACAGCCAAAGAAGTCGAGTTGAAAGAGGTAGTGGTGAATGAAAATGCGAATATAACAGCTGAAAATTTAGGGATCATTCCGTACGGACAGAAAAAATATACTCCCGCAGAGCGAAAGGTTTATACGGCGACTTCGACCTCTGTAGACAAGCTCCTTAATAAAATTTCCGGAAGAACAGCCATGCTTAAAAAAGAGGTTAATGTAGAGAAGAAAGAGGCGCTCTTTAGAAAAATGGAATATCTTTTCGAGGAAAATTATTATACAGAAAGATTACGAATACCGGTAGCAGATATTAAAGGATTTCAGTTATATTGTGTGGATGATGCTGATTTTGCCGTATCTTTGAATACTAAAAACAAAACAATGAGTATGTTTTTGTTAACCGATCTAGCCAGAAAATATCTAATAATTCTCGAAAATGAAAAATAG
- a CDS encoding DUF6702 family protein, whose product MKNKVIYPLIGILFLSLSAFAFHKFYVGVFQVNYAAEKKMIQITSRIFIDDLNNGMEKKYHKKTFVGTDKETEADVELLKKYLAENFIIKINGQSKPITFLSKEIEAGDVLVCYSRIKDIDKFKAIEISNTILVDWNSEQQNITHITAFGSKKSVLFTESTRKELLKY is encoded by the coding sequence ATGAAAAATAAAGTAATCTATCCTTTAATAGGAATATTGTTTTTATCGCTTTCTGCTTTCGCATTCCACAAGTTTTATGTGGGTGTTTTTCAGGTCAATTATGCCGCCGAAAAAAAGATGATTCAGATTACTTCCCGCATTTTTATTGATGATCTTAATAATGGTATGGAGAAAAAATACCATAAGAAAACATTCGTAGGAACCGATAAAGAAACCGAAGCAGATGTAGAGCTGCTAAAAAAATACCTTGCAGAAAACTTTATCATTAAAATAAATGGCCAGTCAAAACCCATCACTTTTTTATCTAAAGAGATAGAAGCCGGAGACGTTTTGGTTTGTTATTCCCGAATAAAAGACATCGATAAGTTTAAAGCTATTGAGATTTCTAACACTATTTTAGTAGACTGGAATTCTGAACAGCAGAACATTACACATATTACCGCGTTTGGAAGTAAGAAAAGTGTTCTCTTTACCGAGTCGACCAGGAAAGAATTGTTAAAGTACTAA
- a CDS encoding M1 family metallopeptidase, whose translation MKKLSLLLIFPAMLIAQEKTVAPKQQGKYDTNKFSQMYDLLATPNMFRTASGAPGPAYYQQQADYKIDIELDDKKSRIDGSEVITYTNNSPDVLEYLWIQLDQNQARAKTQTSLAESEKISPVLPLDGFSSKYLKKDLERGFNIEQVKDIKGNPMSYIINETMMRINLAAPLKPGEKISLTIKWWYNVNNYRKEGGGRSGYESFDKDGNKLYVIAQFYPRMAVYNDVEGWQNMQFWGSGEFALPFGNFDVNITVPADHIIDATGELTNRAEVFTPEQVKRYEQAQKSFDKPVVIVTQAEAEAAEKGFSEKKKTWRFSAKNVRDFGIASSRKFIYDAMAVKIGNRVVMAESVYPKESNPLWGETSTMVVAHTLKSYSAHTFDYPYPKAVSVSAEDQGMEYPMICWNYGRPDENGVTSKEVKNGMIGVVIHEVGHTFFPMIVNSDERQWSWMDEGLNSFLQYMAEQELDSNFPSRRGPAKNIVPYMSGDQKFLEPIMSNSETIHQFGNNAYGKPATGLNILREVVMGKELFDYAFKTYANRWKFKHPTPEDFFRTMEDASAVDLDWFFRGWFYSTDFVDIGIKDVKQYYVSETPTADIKDIKVKKGRFGVEKGPFVYLVAGDNAEVSASTKKPLKVEDVKLLSDYVSQTFTAEEKASLKSPKYFYEVEFSKPGGMIMPILVEITYEDGTKEDYKYPAQIWRKNNDTAKKVYATEKAIKSIQIDPKLMTADIDVTNNSWPKVEEKSKFD comes from the coding sequence ATGAAAAAACTTTCATTATTGTTGATTTTTCCTGCAATGCTTATCGCTCAGGAAAAAACAGTTGCTCCAAAGCAGCAAGGGAAGTACGATACAAACAAATTCAGCCAGATGTATGACCTGTTGGCGACTCCAAATATGTTTCGTACCGCTTCGGGAGCACCGGGTCCTGCTTACTACCAACAACAGGCCGATTATAAAATCGATATTGAATTAGACGATAAAAAATCAAGAATAGACGGTTCTGAAGTGATAACCTATACCAATAATTCTCCTGATGTTCTGGAGTATTTATGGATACAGTTAGATCAGAATCAGGCGAGAGCCAAAACACAGACTTCTTTGGCGGAAAGCGAAAAAATAAGCCCAGTTTTGCCTTTAGATGGTTTCTCAAGTAAATATCTAAAAAAAGATTTAGAGCGCGGTTTTAATATTGAACAGGTAAAAGATATAAAAGGAAACCCAATGTCCTATATTATCAATGAAACCATGATGCGTATTAATTTGGCAGCACCATTAAAGCCGGGTGAAAAAATTTCATTGACCATCAAATGGTGGTACAATGTTAACAACTACAGAAAAGAAGGCGGCGGACGTTCCGGTTATGAATCATTCGATAAAGACGGAAATAAATTATACGTAATTGCTCAGTTTTACCCAAGAATGGCCGTTTACAATGATGTGGAAGGCTGGCAGAATATGCAGTTCTGGGGAAGTGGGGAGTTTGCATTGCCTTTCGGTAATTTTGATGTAAACATTACAGTTCCTGCAGATCACATCATTGATGCTACAGGAGAATTAACCAACAGAGCAGAAGTTTTTACACCAGAGCAGGTAAAACGTTACGAGCAGGCTCAGAAATCATTTGACAAACCAGTTGTAATCGTAACTCAGGCTGAGGCAGAAGCAGCAGAAAAAGGGTTTTCGGAAAAGAAGAAAACCTGGAGATTCAGTGCCAAAAATGTACGTGATTTCGGAATTGCTTCTTCAAGAAAATTCATTTACGATGCGATGGCTGTAAAGATAGGAAACAGAGTAGTAATGGCTGAATCTGTTTATCCGAAAGAATCAAATCCGCTATGGGGAGAAACTTCCACAATGGTGGTAGCGCATACTTTAAAAAGCTATTCAGCACATACTTTTGATTACCCTTATCCAAAAGCAGTATCGGTTTCAGCCGAAGATCAGGGGATGGAATATCCAATGATTTGCTGGAATTATGGTCGTCCGGATGAAAATGGGGTGACCAGCAAAGAGGTTAAAAACGGAATGATCGGTGTGGTAATTCACGAAGTGGGGCATACCTTTTTTCCAATGATTGTAAACTCAGACGAACGTCAATGGAGCTGGATGGACGAAGGTTTGAACTCTTTTTTACAATATATGGCAGAGCAGGAACTGGATTCGAACTTTCCTTCAAGACGCGGACCTGCGAAAAATATCGTTCCCTATATGAGTGGAGATCAGAAGTTTTTAGAGCCAATTATGTCCAATTCTGAAACCATTCATCAGTTTGGAAATAACGCGTATGGAAAACCGGCTACGGGTCTTAATATTTTAAGAGAAGTGGTAATGGGAAAAGAACTGTTTGACTATGCTTTTAAAACCTATGCCAACAGATGGAAATTCAAACATCCAACCCCAGAGGATTTCTTTAGAACGATGGAAGATGCTTCGGCAGTTGATTTAGACTGGTTTTTCAGAGGATGGTTTTATTCTACAGATTTTGTAGATATCGGAATTAAAGACGTAAAGCAATATTATGTTTCTGAAACTCCTACCGCTGATATCAAAGATATTAAAGTGAAAAAAGGACGTTTTGGAGTTGAAAAGGGACCTTTTGTATATTTAGTTGCTGGGGATAATGCCGAAGTAAGTGCTTCGACTAAGAAACCATTAAAGGTTGAAGATGTAAAACTATTGTCAGATTATGTGAGTCAAACCTTTACAGCAGAAGAAAAAGCAAGTCTGAAATCACCTAAATATTTCTATGAAGTAGAGTTTAGCAAACCTGGAGGAATGATTATGCCAATTTTGGTTGAGATTACTTACGAAGACGGAACAAAGGAGGATTACAAGTATCCGGCTCAAATCTGGAGAAAGAATAACGACACCGCTAAGAAAGTGTATGCAACCGAAAAAGCGATCAAGAGCATTCAGATAGATCCGAAATTAATGACTGCCGATATTGATGTAACCAACAATAGCTGGCCGAAAGTAGAAGAAAAATCAAAATTTGATTAA
- a CDS encoding twin-arginine translocase TatA/TatE family subunit, with amino-acid sequence MFGIGGGELVFILFIVLMLFGSDKVPEIARTMGKAMAQLKNATNDIKSEIQKGAEANGLDSKSLTDITGNINAQINDAKSNIMGDSANLLGDTATEIDKVKEDIDSISGPVKRQR; translated from the coding sequence ATGTTTGGTATAGGAGGAGGAGAATTAGTTTTTATACTGTTTATAGTACTAATGCTTTTTGGTTCAGATAAAGTGCCTGAAATTGCCCGTACAATGGGTAAGGCTATGGCGCAGTTAAAAAATGCTACTAACGATATTAAAAGTGAAATTCAAAAAGGAGCTGAGGCCAATGGTCTTGATTCAAAATCACTTACGGATATAACGGGTAACATCAATGCACAAATTAATGACGCCAAAAGTAATATAATGGGAGACTCTGCTAATTTATTGGGAGATACTGCTACAGAAATAGACAAAGTAAAAGAAGACATCGATTCAATCTCAGGACCTGTAAAACGCCAAAGATAA
- a CDS encoding phosphatase PAP2 family protein has translation MLEKIQKLDTELLVYLNGLGSETYDKFWLIITSQLNWTPLFLLFFYLMYKKIGGKQTLYVILFIAVLIAFTDQVTNLIKYTVQRLRPCNNPEINTIIRVVQVRQSFSFFSGHAANTMAVATFLYFVLRHRIKFLGFIFLWPLIFAYSRIYLGLHYPGDILTGYFAGALFGSLLYLVYRRLKPQYFPG, from the coding sequence ATGCTTGAAAAAATACAAAAATTAGACACCGAATTATTGGTGTATCTTAACGGTTTAGGTTCTGAAACATACGATAAATTTTGGCTGATTATTACCAGTCAGTTAAATTGGACGCCGCTTTTTCTGTTGTTTTTTTATTTGATGTATAAAAAGATAGGGGGAAAACAAACTTTGTATGTGATACTTTTTATTGCCGTACTAATCGCTTTTACAGATCAGGTTACTAATTTGATAAAGTATACCGTTCAACGACTACGACCATGTAATAATCCTGAAATCAATACCATTATTCGTGTGGTACAAGTCAGACAATCATTTAGCTTTTTTTCCGGACATGCAGCAAACACTATGGCGGTAGCAACCTTTTTATATTTCGTTTTAAGACATCGTATTAAGTTTTTAGGATTTATATTCCTATGGCCTTTAATCTTCGCTTATAGCCGAATTTATTTAGGATTGCATTATCCGGGAGATATCTTAACCGGTTATTTCGCTGGAGCGCTTTTCGGATCATTACTTTATCTGGTATATCGCAGGTTAAAACCACAATACTTTCCGGGATAG
- a CDS encoding zinc-dependent metalloprotease, which translates to MKKKYIILSFIFCLSGCMHAQQTEGNGIVSYPDNNVRVVGEKIFWSANPKTDNSSETDLLTVYYKGLYNRRNAYLSGIKGIIDKPGGYIKIEVHAYDSKRAGGLQLLTDDEKTFVTKPIYGVEITQSSENAFSKTTKELNYQYWDHGLQLGRIFSDDIKILGAKSLNAVTLNCGNWAWDWLRAFSLVSSSCSLEIDKDLLIQLENQPVVVKITIKDATLMDVRVPAVEENKNLKSIIGKEYPYLVINKVNVEVLEAPGDNNSAAAYEKMIREAFDWTSKVYTDRTNRFLSEAALNSGAKIGNSRVVFKDVDILIRKGSNDYRISKIENEGKDREIDLATIADGELFIKYVSKLTEESEKFDEDISYTAGITFGKKDTPFGKKLILLSYKKEENDPFWVNTLAHELGHYFGLEHTFEGGCIGPNDRISDTPPAEDVIDNIQVYENCVAPFQCGGKRRLIENIMDYSDCDFMFTPGQVRVIRNTIRTDSPDLYTGKMAVDGKINIVPNFTVRDLRPAKTARRSTIEEETEKSQTINIYPNPVKEILNVYNVENEEYKIFNISGQEVLSGRTQKGQINVGTLPEGMYIIKIKNTNKRFIKE; encoded by the coding sequence ATGAAAAAAAAGTATATTATTTTGAGTTTTATATTTTGTCTTTCTGGTTGTATGCATGCTCAGCAGACAGAAGGAAATGGTATTGTCAGCTATCCGGATAATAACGTAAGGGTAGTTGGAGAAAAAATTTTCTGGTCCGCAAATCCCAAAACAGATAATAGTAGTGAGACTGATTTGTTAACAGTTTACTATAAAGGACTTTATAATCGTCGTAACGCCTATCTGAGCGGTATTAAGGGAATCATAGATAAACCCGGAGGTTACATCAAAATCGAGGTGCATGCTTACGACAGCAAGAGAGCGGGAGGGTTGCAGCTATTGACAGATGATGAGAAGACATTTGTAACCAAGCCTATCTATGGAGTTGAGATTACTCAAAGCTCCGAAAATGCATTTTCTAAAACAACAAAAGAACTGAATTATCAATACTGGGATCATGGCCTTCAGCTTGGTAGGATTTTTTCGGATGATATAAAAATACTGGGTGCCAAATCATTGAATGCAGTTACATTGAATTGTGGAAACTGGGCCTGGGACTGGCTCCGGGCTTTCAGTCTTGTAAGTTCTTCCTGTTCTTTGGAAATAGATAAGGATTTACTCATACAGTTAGAAAATCAGCCTGTAGTGGTCAAAATTACGATAAAAGATGCTACTTTGATGGACGTACGGGTTCCTGCAGTGGAAGAAAACAAGAATCTGAAGAGCATTATCGGAAAAGAGTATCCTTATCTTGTAATCAATAAGGTAAATGTAGAGGTTTTAGAAGCGCCTGGAGATAATAACAGTGCCGCTGCCTACGAAAAGATGATAAGAGAAGCGTTCGATTGGACCAGTAAAGTATATACTGACAGGACAAACAGATTTTTATCGGAAGCAGCACTAAATTCCGGTGCAAAAATAGGCAATTCGAGAGTAGTGTTTAAAGATGTTGATATTCTTATACGCAAAGGATCAAACGACTATCGGATAAGTAAAATTGAAAATGAAGGAAAAGATAGAGAGATTGATTTAGCGACAATAGCTGATGGAGAATTATTTATTAAATATGTATCTAAACTTACTGAAGAATCGGAAAAATTTGATGAAGATATAAGTTACACAGCAGGAATTACTTTTGGAAAAAAAGATACTCCTTTTGGAAAAAAACTGATTCTGTTAAGTTACAAAAAAGAAGAGAATGATCCTTTTTGGGTCAATACACTTGCACATGAACTGGGACATTATTTCGGTTTGGAGCATACTTTTGAAGGTGGTTGTATCGGGCCAAATGACAGAATTAGTGATACTCCCCCTGCAGAGGATGTGATAGATAATATACAGGTTTATGAAAACTGTGTTGCTCCTTTTCAATGCGGAGGCAAAAGAAGGTTAATAGAGAATATTATGGATTATAGTGACTGCGATTTTATGTTTACTCCAGGTCAGGTTCGGGTAATCAGGAATACGATCAGGACTGATTCTCCTGATTTATATACTGGTAAAATGGCGGTAGATGGAAAGATTAATATAGTTCCTAATTTTACTGTGAGAGATTTGAGACCAGCTAAAACAGCACGGAGAAGCACTATTGAAGAAGAGACGGAAAAGTCTCAAACTATTAATATATACCCTAATCCTGTAAAAGAGATATTGAATGTTTACAATGTCGAAAATGAAGAATACAAGATCTTTAATATCAGTGGGCAGGAGGTGCTATCCGGCAGAACTCAGAAAGGACAGATTAATGTTGGAACTTTACCAGAAGGAATGTATATTATCAAAATAAAAAATACTAACAAACGTTTTATTAAAGAGTAA
- a CDS encoding O-methyltransferase has translation MHFISQELEDYIEQHSENEPELLAKLNKETYQKILLPRMLSGHFQGRVLSMLSKLIRPVNILEIGTYTGYAALCLCEGMQENGQLHTIDIKEELVDFQRKYFDVSPWGKQIFQHLGEAVEIIPTLDVKFDLVFIDADKENYINYWEMIVPKMNKGGIILSDNVLWSGKILEPVHPNDVSTKVLLEYNLLLKNDPRVETVLLPIRDGLTVSRVL, from the coding sequence ATGCATTTTATTTCTCAAGAACTGGAAGATTATATCGAGCAACATTCTGAAAACGAACCGGAATTACTAGCTAAACTAAATAAGGAAACGTACCAAAAAATACTACTCCCAAGAATGCTCAGCGGGCATTTTCAGGGTCGTGTTTTAAGCATGCTCTCCAAATTGATCCGTCCTGTGAACATACTCGAAATTGGCACTTATACAGGCTATGCAGCACTGTGCCTGTGTGAAGGAATGCAGGAAAACGGGCAACTGCACACTATTGACATTAAAGAAGAATTAGTTGATTTTCAACGTAAATATTTCGATGTATCTCCTTGGGGAAAACAAATTTTTCAGCATTTAGGAGAAGCTGTTGAAATCATTCCAACTTTAGATGTCAAGTTTGATTTGGTTTTTATCGATGCCGATAAAGAAAACTATATCAATTATTGGGAAATGATCGTTCCGAAGATGAACAAAGGCGGTATTATCTTATCGGATAATGTTTTGTGGAGCGGAAAAATACTGGAACCGGTTCATCCAAATGACGTTAGCACCAAAGTCCTTTTGGAGTACAATCTACTCTTGAAAAATGACCCCAGAGTCGAAACGGTTTTACTGCCTATCCGTGATGGACTGACTGTGAGCCGTGTTCTTTAG
- a CDS encoding YceI family protein, producing the protein MKTIQSILLAVVLMLSLQVNSQKRYSLSKSAFEVSGTSNIHDWTMKSSDGVGSAFLTVTDSKITDIKNLTVSLSAESLKSGKGSMDDVAYKALETDDHKNIKYALKSAEKVNENTWNFTGTYTIAGVSKDFKTQIRVTAYKDGTFALQGSNRMTFSDFEMTTPSAALGVVRAGKELTVIFNITLTDFAKNDNILVIK; encoded by the coding sequence ATGAAAACGATTCAATCAATTTTATTAGCAGTAGTACTAATGTTATCTTTACAAGTAAACTCACAAAAAAGATATAGCTTATCAAAATCAGCCTTTGAAGTTTCAGGAACTTCCAATATACACGATTGGACAATGAAATCTTCAGACGGAGTGGGAAGCGCTTTTTTAACTGTTACAGATTCGAAAATTACAGATATAAAAAACCTGACGGTATCCTTATCAGCAGAAAGCTTAAAAAGCGGCAAAGGCAGTATGGATGATGTTGCTTATAAAGCTTTGGAAACCGATGACCATAAAAACATAAAATACGCGCTAAAATCTGCCGAAAAAGTAAACGAAAATACCTGGAATTTTACAGGAACCTATACTATAGCAGGTGTTAGCAAAGATTTTAAAACCCAAATAAGAGTAACAGCCTATAAAGACGGTACTTTTGCGCTGCAAGGCTCTAACCGAATGACTTTTAGTGATTTTGAAATGACAACGCCTTCAGCGGCACTTGGAGTTGTTAGAGCCGGGAAAGAATTAACGGTGATCTTTAATATCACTTTGACTGATTTTGCAAAAAATGATAACATTTTAGTGATTAAATAA